Sequence from the uncultured Flavobacterium sp. genome:
TTCTTTGCTTAGTTTTATGTTTGTAATGGCATTTGCATCCAAACTTATTTTTTTAGAAAAAGTAATATTTCCAGGCATTATAACTCCTGTCAAAACTCCTTCTTGATTTTGTGCCGAAGAATTTTTAAGATCTACTTTTATTTCAAGATCTGCGCGTCCGTTTGACGGTAAATCTGTATGAATCCAAGGATCTATAATGGTAATTTTATTGGTATTACTAAGAAAAACATCATCTGTAATTCCTGAGTTTAATCCCGGAACATACGGCATCCAATCCCAGCCTGCGCTCGAAATATAAGTTGGACTTCCGTAATTATTTAAAGGTTGTTTTGGAATACTTACCAAAATTGCCAAGACATTTTTTTCTTTGCGATGCACCAATTTGGTAATATCAAATTTACCACGTTGCATCATTCCACTTAAAGTGGCTATTTTTTTTCCGTTAAGGTAAATATCTCCTTCACGATTGATTCCTTCAAAATTTAGCCAGACAATGTCTTTTGTGAAATTCTCCGGAACAGTAAATTCAGAACGATACCAAAAACTACGATCATATTTTGATTTATCTACCTGATAGATATTATCGCCATAATTGGGATCTTTTTCTATTCCGCTTACGACATATGAATTAAAAATTGTGCCCGGAACAACGGCTTTTACCCAATTTGTATCGGAATAATTTGAAGTGAATATTTTAAGACTATCCTGCCCTAATTCTGCTTGTGGTTTTAGCTTCCAAACAATATCAGAAGAGTTTAAACTTACTTTGTTTTGAGAATAAACGCTGAACGATAAAGCATTTAAAATCAATAATATTGTATAAATCTGAATATTAATAAACTTCATATTGTTGCTTAATTGGTTTACAGATTGTAAACATTAGAAAATAAGAATGCCATTTTGGAATAAGTTTTTTCTAACAGAAAACTCACTTAGTACTGTTATTACCTAAATCCAAAATGGCATTACTAATCAAACTGTGATTAACCAAAAATCACGTGACCAAAAAAATAAAAAATTACATTAAAACTATTTTTAAGGATATTAATATCCTGGATTTTGATCTTCTGGTCCAATCTCATCATTAAGCTTAATTTCTCCTATAGGAATAGGATAAAGACTGTGAAAGGCAGCAATTGTAGCGTTTTGTTTTGCCCATTTATTGCGGGCCTTTACTAATTCTACCAATTTTCCTGTACGATTAAGATCCATTCTTCTCCAGCCTTCAAAAGCTAATTCGCGCATACGTTCATCAAGAATTTGATCTCTAAACTGAGTTTGAGAAAGTCCGCTCCACTTCATTGCTGCGGGTAATGTTCCTCCAAAAGCTCTTGTACGAACCTGATTTACATATCCTTCAGCTTCTGCTGTGTTTCCTAATTCATTTAAACATTCTGCGTAGTTAAGTAATACATCTGAATAACGAATGTATGGTTTGTTTTTTCCTGAATTCCAGAATGATTGCTTTCCTTGTACACGAATATCTTCAAACTTTTTAATGTGCGGATCCAACTCATCACCACCAAAACCTGCAGGAAGCGTTGGTGTAACTCCTTTATAAGTAAAATCATAACGAATACTTGCGTCTTTACGCACATCGCCTGGTTCCCATATTCCTCCATCCGTTTTATCTTTATAACAATATTGAGTAGGAAGTATCAGGTCATAACCACCAAAATAAGCATATTGGTCTATATTTGCCAAAACTCTTGAACCTGTTTGCCATTGAATCTGATTATTATCAGGCCAGTTATTAGTGTACTGCCATTCATATAATGATTCTGAAGAATTAGCATGATCCGGACTAAAAACATCTGCATAATTAGGCAGTAAACTGTACTTACCGGATTTAATAACTTCTTCAAACCATTGCTTTCCTTTTGCATAATCACGGTATCCTGACGCTTGAGGAGCATATAAATATACTTTTCCTAAAAGTGCCTGAGCCACACCTTTTGCAGGAAATGCAGGATTGCTTTGTGTTACAGGAAGTTTTTGAATTGCTCTTTCTAAATCGGCAACTATAGAAGCATAAACCAAAGTCAAAGGCTGACGTTTTAAACCATATTCTGCCGTTTTTGCTTTATCATTAATTGGTATTTCTCCCCAATATTGTGTAAGTTCAAACATTAATGTTGCTCTTAAAAAACTAGCTTCACCTAGTAAAAGATCGCGTTTTGCACTATCGTCTTCGGTATTGGTTCCTAATGCTCTAATAGTTTGTGCAGCTACTTCAATCACTGGCCATCTGTCATTCCACAATTGCCCAATTGCCTGATTCTCCTGACTTAGAAAACCATTGTATAAATCAAGTCCTGCCTGGTTTGCATCTCCGGTTACCTGCAACGCTCCTTGTTGTGCTTCATCTGTACCAAGAGAAGTATAAAGTCCTGCACGGTCTTTTTGCATATTCCTCCAATTCGTTATAGCTCCCAAAAGAACAGGCTCTATTTTACCTAAACTGCCATATGCCTGAGCAGCAGTAAGGGAGCTTTGAGGTTCTTTTTCCAAAAAATCTGAAGTACAAGAAGCTGATAATATTCCTAAGGCCATAAAGGCTATAATTTTTGCTTTCATAAAATAATTTTTTAAATTAATTTGATTAAAGAGATACATTTAATCCCATAACTAACATTCTGGAAATAGGATAAGAATCTCCTCCCTCTGGATCATAACCTTTATATTTAGTTACAATAAACAGATTAGATCCCGTTACATAAAACCTTAAGTTTTTAAGAAAAACACTTTGTGCAACTTTATCTTGTAATGTGTAGGATAATGTAAGTGCATTTAATCTTAAGAATGAAGCATCTTGTATTGCCTTATCTGTCTCGCCCAAAGTATATCTTCCTCCTCCATAATAGGCTCTTGGAATATCTGTATTGGTATTAGTTGGTGTCCAGCGATCCAAAAGATCTGTGTGTGCTGCACTCATTCCTCCTGAGTTCATATAGCTTTCGTAGGTACCACTTGGTCTCTTACCTCCTATTGAATATGAAAACACTGCATTTAATGCAAACCCTTTATAATTAAGATCTGTAGAAAAACCTCCATAATAATCAGGATTCAAATCTCCAACTACATATCTGTCTTTATCATTTATTACACCATCGCCATTGCGGTCTTTGATTTTAATATCTCCAGCCTGAACAGTTCTACTTCCATAATTTACTTTAGTAAGGTCTTCTCCCGTCTGTGCTATACCATCATATTCAAACACATAAACTGTGTTTACTGATTGACCTAAGAAAAAGTTTCCGGTACGTTGGATTTCATTGTTACTATAACCACCCAAATTGTATATCTCTGTTGCGTCTCCATAAAGTTTTGTAACCTTATTTTTTGCCGATGATATGTTGGCAGAAACATTCCATTTAAAATCTTTGTTTTTAATAATGTCTCCGCTAAGTTCTAATTCTATACCTTTATTAGTTGTAGAACCAATATTATCCAGCTTATATTTATATCCTGATGAAACCGGCATATTACGCAACATTAAAAGATCGTCATTATTTATATGAAAATAATTAGCGCTTGCAGTCAGCCTGTTTTTAAAGAAACCAGCATCTAATCCAACATTAAATTGCTTTTGTTTTTCCCATCTTAAATCAAAATTATCAATATAATTATCAGACACATAAGTTCCTGAATTATTGCTAACTTGTGCATTATATAAGGCAAAATATCTGTAAGCATCTACATTTTGATTACCCACCATACCATAACCTACACGAAGTTTAAGTTGATTTAATTTTTCAAATCCTGAAAGGAAATTTTCTTTAGAAATATCCCAACTTCCTGCTATCGAAGGAAA
This genomic interval carries:
- a CDS encoding RagB/SusD family nutrient uptake outer membrane protein; this encodes MKAKIIAFMALGILSASCTSDFLEKEPQSSLTAAQAYGSLGKIEPVLLGAITNWRNMQKDRAGLYTSLGTDEAQQGALQVTGDANQAGLDLYNGFLSQENQAIGQLWNDRWPVIEVAAQTIRALGTNTEDDSAKRDLLLGEASFLRATLMFELTQYWGEIPINDKAKTAEYGLKRQPLTLVYASIVADLERAIQKLPVTQSNPAFPAKGVAQALLGKVYLYAPQASGYRDYAKGKQWFEEVIKSGKYSLLPNYADVFSPDHANSSESLYEWQYTNNWPDNNQIQWQTGSRVLANIDQYAYFGGYDLILPTQYCYKDKTDGGIWEPGDVRKDASIRYDFTYKGVTPTLPAGFGGDELDPHIKKFEDIRVQGKQSFWNSGKNKPYIRYSDVLLNYAECLNELGNTAEAEGYVNQVRTRAFGGTLPAAMKWSGLSQTQFRDQILDERMRELAFEGWRRMDLNRTGKLVELVKARNKWAKQNATIAAFHSLYPIPIGEIKLNDEIGPEDQNPGY